From Paraburkholderia sabiae, a single genomic window includes:
- a CDS encoding hydroxymethylglutaryl-CoA lyase, with protein MSLFPTDVVIREVGLRDGLQSIQRTVPTERKIEWIRDAYAAGQREIEVGSFVPARLLPQLADTAELVAFAKTLPGLLVSVLVPNLKGAERALESNADLLLMPLSASREHSLANLRKTPDEVIAEVARIRAARDAAGAKTLIEGGIGTAFGCTIQGRVEESEVLRCMQALLDAGADRVSIADTVGYAGPRAVRALFEKARRVAGERFWCGHFHDTRGLALANVYAALETGVARFDATLAGIGGCPHAPGASGNASSEDLAFMLADMGIETGIDIYALLRLRARVAQWLEGETLHGALWRAGLPKTFACDAASSALTV; from the coding sequence ATGTCCTTATTCCCCACCGACGTCGTCATACGCGAAGTCGGCTTGCGCGACGGTCTGCAAAGCATCCAGCGCACTGTGCCGACGGAACGCAAGATCGAATGGATACGCGACGCCTACGCCGCCGGTCAGCGTGAGATCGAGGTCGGCTCATTCGTGCCGGCGCGCCTGTTGCCGCAACTCGCGGATACGGCTGAACTGGTCGCCTTCGCCAAAACGCTGCCCGGCCTTTTGGTCTCCGTGCTCGTGCCGAATCTGAAGGGCGCCGAGCGCGCGCTCGAATCCAACGCCGATCTGCTGCTCATGCCGCTGTCGGCCAGCCGCGAACATAGTCTCGCCAATCTCCGCAAGACACCGGACGAAGTGATCGCCGAAGTGGCGCGCATTCGTGCTGCTCGTGATGCCGCCGGGGCAAAAACGCTCATTGAAGGCGGTATCGGCACCGCGTTCGGCTGCACGATCCAGGGGCGCGTCGAAGAAAGTGAAGTGCTGCGCTGCATGCAGGCATTGCTGGATGCGGGCGCCGACCGCGTGAGCATCGCGGATACCGTCGGCTACGCGGGGCCGCGCGCGGTACGCGCCCTTTTCGAAAAGGCGCGCCGCGTTGCCGGTGAGCGCTTCTGGTGTGGCCACTTCCACGACACGCGCGGTCTCGCGCTCGCCAATGTCTATGCCGCGCTCGAAACAGGCGTCGCGCGCTTCGACGCAACACTCGCAGGCATTGGCGGATGTCCGCACGCACCCGGTGCGAGCGGCAATGCATCGAGTGAAGACCTCGCATTCATGCTGGCCGATATGGGCATTGAAACCGGCATCGACATTTATGCCTTGCTGCGGCTGCGTGCCAGGGTCGCGCAATGGCTCGAAGGCGAAACATTGCATGGCGCGCTATGGCGCGCCGGACTGCCAAAAACTTTCGCGTGCGACGCGGCAAGCAGCGCGCTAACTGTCTGA
- a CDS encoding LysR family transcriptional regulator: MRDIDLKTLRLFVAVCDHRNIARAAEEAHIEPSAISKRIAQLETDLGVPLLSRSRRGVEPTGAGSALLEHARSILFTIERIESDVAAFGGGLKGRVSICASASAIAEALLDDIAAFMREPGNANIRVDVEERLSSDLVRQLREGAASVGVCWDNVNLQGLQHVPYRRDRLALAVHPDHPLANEPVLSFDQTFDYEHVGLLPTTAVHTMLQRAAASAGKTLSYRVIVSSFDAAFRVVAAGLGISVIPVEVAETYRPVLGVKVIKLTDDWAERRFVVCFRNLESLQPAAQRLVDYLASRA; encoded by the coding sequence GTGCGTGACATCGATCTGAAAACGTTGCGGCTTTTCGTGGCCGTGTGCGACCACCGCAATATCGCGCGGGCGGCAGAGGAAGCGCACATCGAGCCGTCGGCGATCAGCAAACGTATCGCCCAACTCGAAACCGATCTGGGCGTGCCGCTGCTGTCGCGTTCACGACGTGGCGTTGAACCCACCGGAGCGGGCAGTGCGTTGCTCGAGCATGCGCGCAGCATTCTGTTCACCATCGAGCGCATCGAGAGCGATGTCGCGGCGTTTGGTGGCGGGCTGAAGGGCCGCGTGAGCATTTGCGCGTCAGCCTCGGCGATCGCGGAGGCCTTGCTCGACGACATTGCAGCGTTCATGCGCGAGCCCGGGAACGCAAACATCCGTGTGGATGTGGAGGAACGCCTTTCGTCGGACCTTGTGCGCCAATTGCGCGAGGGCGCGGCGAGCGTCGGAGTGTGCTGGGACAACGTAAACCTGCAAGGCTTACAGCACGTTCCATATCGGCGAGACCGGCTGGCGCTCGCCGTGCATCCGGACCATCCACTCGCGAACGAACCCGTGCTCAGCTTCGATCAGACTTTCGACTACGAGCATGTCGGCCTGCTGCCGACAACGGCTGTCCATACCATGCTTCAACGGGCGGCGGCGAGCGCTGGCAAGACGCTGTCGTATCGGGTAATTGTGTCGAGCTTCGACGCAGCGTTTCGGGTGGTCGCTGCGGGGCTGGGTATTAGCGTAATCCCGGTCGAAGTGGCCGAAACCTATCGGCCCGTGCTCGGTGTAAAAGTGATAAAGCTGACCGACGACTGGGCGGAACGCCGGTTCGTCGTGTGCTTCAGAAACCTGGAGTCGTTACAGCCGGCAGCGCAACGACTCGTCGATTATCTGGCGAGTCGCGCGTAG
- a CDS encoding LysR substrate-binding domain-containing protein encodes MDVKQLRYFSAVVEAGSLSKAALKLAISQPSLSHLIATMEEDMGVELLLRSPSGVRPTDSGTTLYRHAKTILRQFDQMRDEVSLGCSNEVGRVAVGLPTSIAAVIAPQLFAELREKYPGIQLELFESMSGYLVELLANGRLDMAVLFRDVETTGITVIPLINENLSLYGLAKIGKRKSATVRLRDLDRVPLVLPTKSSGLRLLVERVFAREGVELNTVGDIDSLPTMLSVAAQGAVGTILSSALSKLPIAAMPFRMIVEPELSRTVSLCIPNAMPQNAASRAVQRTIESLIHQHSGLWKQSSTV; translated from the coding sequence ATGGACGTTAAGCAACTACGATACTTCTCCGCAGTGGTCGAGGCTGGCAGCCTGTCCAAGGCAGCGCTGAAGCTCGCCATATCTCAGCCATCGTTGAGCCACTTGATAGCGACGATGGAAGAAGACATGGGCGTCGAACTTCTTCTGAGAAGTCCATCTGGCGTTCGACCTACTGATTCCGGTACCACGCTCTATCGACATGCGAAGACGATACTGAGACAGTTCGACCAGATGCGAGACGAAGTCTCTCTCGGATGCAGCAACGAGGTTGGCCGCGTGGCGGTTGGCCTGCCGACTAGCATTGCTGCAGTAATCGCCCCGCAACTTTTTGCCGAGTTGAGGGAGAAGTATCCTGGTATCCAGCTGGAATTGTTCGAGAGCATGAGCGGGTACTTGGTGGAGCTTCTTGCAAATGGCCGCCTCGATATGGCGGTGCTTTTTCGAGACGTTGAAACAACGGGAATCACGGTCATCCCGCTAATCAACGAAAATCTTTCTTTGTATGGTCTCGCAAAAATCGGGAAACGAAAGTCTGCTACGGTTCGCCTGCGAGATCTCGATCGCGTACCGCTTGTCCTTCCCACGAAATCCAGTGGCCTCCGGCTGCTCGTTGAACGAGTGTTCGCACGGGAAGGCGTCGAGCTAAACACGGTCGGCGACATCGACTCCCTTCCGACAATGCTTTCCGTGGCCGCGCAAGGTGCAGTGGGTACCATTCTCTCAAGCGCTTTGAGCAAGCTCCCTATCGCTGCGATGCCTTTTCGAATGATTGTCGAACCAGAGCTATCACGTACAGTCAGCCTTTGCATCCCCAATGCCATGCCACAGAATGCAGCTTCGAGAGCTGTCCAGCGAACAATCGAGAGCCTGATTCATCAGCACTCGGGGTTATGGAAGCAAAGTTCGACCGTGTAA
- a CDS encoding HpcH/HpaI aldolase/citrate lyase family protein — protein MSKHRLQTSMRLVRSVLAVPGHRYKMVQSAAASAADGVFIDLEDAVPPSEKEEALAGAIKAINELDWGRKVVTVRVNSFDGKVVDDEIKALKSAERLDTILIPKVERVETLRQAEDLIANQASGCKDLGLEALIETAGGLANVDAIAAARGRLVGLHFGVGDFSASIGARNVEVGGTHVGYAVTRRDEVGNYATVTQDLWGYPMMRILVAARANGLRAVDGPFGGFRDLVLTRSTALKAAAMGYDGKQVIHPAQIEVTQAAFTPTPEEVSQAQAMVSAMEEAEAQGLAAVSVNGKMVDYANVRMARRILLMAEAEA, from the coding sequence ATGAGCAAGCATCGGCTTCAAACCTCGATGCGCCTCGTTCGTTCCGTTCTGGCCGTCCCGGGGCATCGATACAAAATGGTTCAATCGGCGGCGGCGAGCGCAGCCGATGGCGTGTTTATCGACTTGGAAGATGCGGTCCCTCCGAGCGAGAAGGAAGAAGCTCTTGCAGGTGCCATCAAAGCCATCAACGAGTTGGATTGGGGACGCAAGGTCGTCACGGTCCGGGTCAATTCCTTCGATGGGAAGGTTGTCGACGACGAAATCAAAGCCTTGAAGAGTGCCGAGCGTCTCGACACCATTCTGATTCCAAAAGTTGAGCGCGTTGAGACGCTCCGCCAGGCAGAAGATTTGATTGCCAACCAGGCCAGCGGTTGTAAGGACCTCGGTCTGGAAGCACTCATCGAGACAGCGGGTGGTCTCGCTAATGTTGACGCCATCGCGGCGGCTCGCGGTCGTTTGGTTGGTCTTCACTTTGGGGTCGGTGATTTTTCGGCATCCATCGGCGCGCGGAACGTCGAAGTAGGCGGGACGCATGTGGGCTACGCAGTTACCCGACGCGACGAGGTCGGCAATTATGCGACCGTGACGCAAGACCTCTGGGGCTACCCGATGATGCGTATCCTGGTTGCGGCTCGCGCAAACGGATTGCGTGCTGTTGACGGACCTTTCGGTGGGTTTCGAGACCTCGTACTGACGAGGTCGACGGCACTCAAAGCGGCGGCGATGGGATACGACGGGAAACAGGTCATCCACCCGGCACAGATTGAGGTCACGCAGGCCGCCTTTACGCCGACGCCTGAAGAGGTTAGCCAGGCGCAAGCAATGGTTAGCGCGATGGAGGAGGCCGAGGCACAAGGGTTGGCTGCAGTCTCCGTCAACGGCAAGATGGTCGACTACGCCAACGTAAGAATGGCGCGCCGCATTCTTCTGATGGCTGAGGCTGAAGCATAG
- a CDS encoding CaiB/BaiF CoA transferase family protein, which produces MTYPLDDILVVSIEQAIAAPLASRHLADWGARVIKIERPEVGDFARQYDTVMGGLSSQFIWANRSKESLAIDIKTDEGKDALEELLKRADVFIQNLAPGAAVRQGLDAKSIVSRHPQIIACDISGYGSTGPYQKKKAYDLLVQCEAGFLSINGTTESPSKCGLSIVDIATGMYALNGILMGLHQRDKSGKGMAFEVSLFDSMTEWMSYPAYYTRATKKPMPRTGARHATIAPYGPFSVGDGTTVFFGIQNEREWKSFCNVVLQNDEVAIDDRFKSNSLRLQHREELQGVIESRFADLTSEAVLARLDEAAIANGRMNDVDGLINHAQVLERGRYRSVETEAGFQDLFLPPVIIPGVEPVMGKVPAVGEHNEKILAELGFSSKKTINEAVEKA; this is translated from the coding sequence ATGACTTACCCACTCGACGATATCCTTGTTGTTTCGATTGAACAGGCGATTGCTGCGCCGTTGGCTAGCCGTCACCTCGCAGATTGGGGAGCACGGGTCATCAAGATTGAACGTCCCGAAGTCGGTGACTTTGCCCGCCAGTACGACACCGTCATGGGCGGACTGTCCAGCCAGTTCATCTGGGCAAATCGGTCGAAGGAGAGTCTTGCCATCGACATCAAGACCGATGAGGGTAAAGATGCGCTCGAGGAGCTTCTGAAGCGGGCGGACGTATTCATCCAGAACTTGGCTCCTGGTGCTGCCGTGCGCCAAGGGCTCGATGCGAAAAGCATCGTGAGCCGTCACCCGCAAATTATCGCGTGCGATATTTCCGGTTATGGCTCGACTGGCCCATACCAGAAGAAAAAGGCATATGACCTCCTGGTCCAGTGCGAAGCGGGCTTTTTGTCTATCAATGGCACAACCGAGTCGCCGTCGAAATGCGGACTCTCGATTGTCGACATCGCGACTGGTATGTACGCGTTGAATGGCATCCTGATGGGCCTGCATCAACGCGACAAGAGCGGTAAAGGGATGGCTTTTGAAGTGTCACTGTTCGACTCAATGACCGAGTGGATGAGCTATCCGGCGTACTACACGCGGGCAACGAAGAAGCCGATGCCGCGCACCGGTGCTCGGCACGCGACGATCGCGCCGTACGGACCGTTCTCGGTCGGTGACGGTACAACCGTGTTCTTCGGAATTCAGAACGAGCGCGAGTGGAAGAGTTTCTGCAACGTGGTGCTCCAGAACGACGAAGTTGCTATCGACGACCGATTCAAGTCCAATTCGCTTCGACTGCAACACCGTGAGGAGCTTCAAGGCGTGATTGAGTCGCGCTTTGCAGACCTCACGTCCGAAGCGGTCCTTGCGCGCCTGGACGAAGCGGCGATCGCCAATGGCCGAATGAACGATGTCGACGGGCTTATCAATCACGCGCAGGTCTTGGAGCGCGGACGCTATCGTTCGGTAGAGACCGAAGCCGGTTTCCAGGACCTGTTTTTGCCCCCCGTGATCATTCCCGGCGTCGAACCGGTTATGGGTAAGGTCCCTGCGGTGGGGGAGCACAATGAGAAGATTCTGGCCGAGTTGGGATTTTCGTCGAAAAAGACGATTAATGAAGCAGTGGAGAAAGCATGA
- a CDS encoding L-lactate permease produces MYHQIYNPLGQSIGASAAAAALPLVVLFVLLGIFKVQARWAALCALLCSLAVAVFVYQMPYVQTASTAALGASTGFFPIIWIGINAIWVFKLTQTSGHDVVLRNCLSQVSPDTRVQAVLIAFCFGGLLESLAGGGAPVAICAVMLIAVGLDPVKAAAICLLADTSPVAFGSLGLPISLLSKVTSLPVQSLSMMVGRQTPLLAMFVPLILIVVADGKRGVKEVWPLALLAGAVFASAQCIGSAFLPLELVDIVSALSATGAALLFLKVWQPRSTSQVESKGQLASAKTGEMTPSWAIPSAAGVPAMAASAAGVSVESRLNREEATFGRTGSGNAGGAGVTAAKYPTYSALEIFRALAPYLVIIGLVALMQVKWIGHAFGSATSSFDWPFLDIMTASGKHVSTKAKFEWLASAGSIVLLAGLIVGPILGLSFKQSLSAYKATLHQLRWAVFTVCCVVGVAYVMNYSGQVITLGIFAANAGPAFAFVSPVLGWIATALTGSDTSANALFGVLQTTTAQHTGLSPILLAAANSSGGVVGKAISPQNLAIAAVAVGMAGKEGLLFRRVFGWTLLMIVGMSILVYLQSTNLLGWMVP; encoded by the coding sequence ATGTATCACCAGATCTACAACCCTCTCGGGCAGTCCATTGGCGCGTCCGCTGCTGCTGCTGCGCTTCCGCTCGTGGTCCTGTTTGTGCTTCTCGGCATCTTCAAGGTTCAAGCTCGATGGGCCGCTTTGTGTGCACTCCTGTGCTCATTGGCGGTCGCAGTATTTGTTTATCAGATGCCGTACGTTCAAACGGCTAGTACCGCAGCGTTGGGTGCGTCGACGGGGTTCTTTCCAATCATCTGGATAGGAATCAACGCAATTTGGGTCTTCAAGCTCACGCAGACGAGTGGTCACGACGTGGTTTTGCGAAATTGCCTTTCGCAGGTGAGCCCAGACACGCGTGTGCAGGCGGTGCTCATCGCTTTCTGCTTCGGTGGTCTACTCGAATCCTTGGCAGGGGGCGGAGCACCAGTCGCAATTTGCGCGGTGATGCTCATTGCGGTCGGGTTGGACCCGGTGAAAGCAGCTGCAATCTGCCTTCTCGCGGATACAAGTCCTGTTGCGTTTGGTTCGCTAGGTTTGCCGATTTCCCTTCTTTCAAAGGTCACCAGTCTGCCGGTTCAGTCGCTCAGCATGATGGTCGGACGCCAGACACCACTTCTCGCCATGTTTGTTCCTCTGATTCTCATTGTCGTGGCAGACGGTAAGCGCGGCGTGAAAGAGGTGTGGCCGTTGGCGCTCCTGGCTGGAGCCGTCTTCGCGTCCGCGCAATGCATCGGCTCGGCGTTCCTCCCGCTCGAACTAGTCGACATCGTTTCGGCTCTCTCGGCGACCGGTGCAGCCCTGCTCTTCCTGAAAGTGTGGCAACCCAGGTCGACGTCGCAGGTCGAAAGCAAGGGTCAACTTGCAAGCGCAAAAACCGGGGAGATGACACCTTCCTGGGCCATCCCCTCGGCCGCGGGTGTGCCGGCAATGGCCGCATCGGCTGCTGGCGTCTCGGTAGAGTCGCGCCTCAACCGCGAGGAAGCGACCTTCGGGAGGACCGGGTCGGGCAACGCGGGCGGAGCCGGAGTTACCGCTGCCAAATATCCGACTTACAGCGCATTGGAGATTTTCCGAGCGTTGGCCCCGTACCTGGTCATTATCGGCCTCGTCGCCCTCATGCAAGTGAAGTGGATTGGCCATGCATTTGGTTCCGCTACATCGAGCTTCGACTGGCCGTTCCTTGACATCATGACGGCGAGCGGGAAGCATGTGAGCACAAAAGCCAAGTTCGAATGGCTTGCTTCTGCGGGGTCGATTGTCTTGTTGGCCGGCCTCATCGTTGGTCCGATTCTCGGCCTCTCTTTCAAACAATCTTTGTCGGCGTACAAGGCTACGCTTCACCAACTGCGGTGGGCTGTGTTCACCGTCTGCTGTGTCGTCGGCGTTGCCTACGTGATGAACTACTCCGGGCAAGTCATCACGCTCGGCATCTTCGCGGCAAACGCTGGTCCCGCCTTCGCCTTCGTATCTCCAGTGCTGGGTTGGATTGCAACGGCACTGACCGGATCCGATACATCGGCAAATGCGCTGTTCGGCGTGTTGCAAACGACCACGGCACAGCACACCGGCCTCTCACCCATCCTGCTGGCAGCAGCAAACTCCTCCGGTGGTGTTGTCGGCAAAGCAATTTCGCCTCAGAACCTGGCAATCGCCGCGGTAGCGGTCGGCATGGCTGGAAAAGAAGGGCTTCTCTTCCGACGTGTCTTCGGCTGGACGCTTCTCATGATTGTCGGCATGAGTATCCTTGTATATCTGCAGTCCACAAACCTCCTCGGCTGGATGGTGCCGTGA
- a CDS encoding D-2-hydroxyacid dehydrogenase, with protein MTIPPTTTLKELPFLHTLTVHDSTSSDEVAQRIQEADIVITNKVKLSAEALEQAKNLRLIAIAATGTDNVDLAACDKHGITVTNVRDYAVHTVPEHTFALIFSLRRSLAAYRSAVQAGRWQESGQFCFFDYPIRDLTGSTLGVIGDGALGKATADIGRALGLKVLFSAYKGRDDMGTLYTPFEKVLEESDIITLHCPVNDATRDLISHAEFAKMKRRPLLINTARGGLVNERALVRALMSNQISGAGFDVVTQEPLPADNPLNEILNHPAFILTPHVAWASEEAIQSLADQLMDNVTAYIQGSPRNIVNTPLTR; from the coding sequence ATGACGATTCCGCCCACGACAACACTCAAAGAGTTGCCCTTTCTTCACACCCTTACCGTCCATGACTCTACGAGTTCCGACGAGGTGGCCCAGCGAATCCAGGAGGCCGATATCGTCATTACAAATAAAGTGAAGCTGAGCGCCGAGGCCCTTGAACAGGCAAAAAACCTTAGACTCATCGCGATTGCAGCGACCGGAACGGATAATGTGGATCTAGCTGCGTGCGACAAACATGGCATTACTGTAACCAATGTCCGCGACTATGCCGTGCACACGGTTCCCGAACACACGTTCGCACTGATTTTCTCGCTGCGCCGCAGCCTCGCAGCCTATCGCTCTGCAGTACAAGCAGGGCGTTGGCAGGAATCCGGGCAGTTCTGCTTTTTCGACTACCCTATCAGGGATTTGACAGGCTCAACCCTTGGCGTCATTGGAGATGGTGCACTGGGGAAAGCAACGGCCGACATCGGAAGAGCGCTGGGGCTTAAGGTGCTGTTTTCGGCATACAAGGGTCGCGATGATATGGGGACGCTGTACACGCCTTTCGAGAAGGTCCTGGAAGAGTCCGACATCATTACGCTGCACTGCCCGGTCAACGATGCGACCCGTGACCTTATCAGCCATGCTGAATTCGCGAAGATGAAGCGTCGTCCGCTTCTTATCAACACCGCACGTGGTGGCCTCGTCAATGAACGCGCGCTCGTTCGAGCACTTATGTCGAATCAAATCTCCGGCGCGGGATTCGATGTAGTCACACAGGAACCTTTGCCGGCCGACAATCCGCTGAATGAGATTTTGAATCATCCCGCATTCATTCTCACGCCGCACGTCGCGTGGGCAAGCGAGGAGGCTATCCAGTCCCTCGCCGACCAACTCATGGACAACGTGACTGCATATATTCAAGGGTCGCCACGGAATATTGTGAATACCCCGCTCACCAGATGA
- a CDS encoding LysR substrate-binding domain-containing protein, with translation MSSYFHYDLHSLRLFIVVAEFGSLTKAAERMNLTLGAVSKRIADLERSTGCALLLRQPRGVELTGAGKGLLVHARQVVERVNRMANEMSDYAVGVRGHVRMWANTSAIVQFLPRDVRTFLTDNPSVKISLEERLSGDIVAAVKSGDVDIGIFADNVPAPGIEKVVYRRDKLVLLVPNDHPLALLESVAFVDTLDFEYVGLNEGSSLLARLLAAAFSAERTLNVRIQVSSFDGICRMIEQGLGIGVLPEAAVRNEILASGLRQVQLVDDWADRTLFIGTRSLDDLSPEATRLFNFMAGRSDA, from the coding sequence ATGTCGAGTTACTTCCATTACGACCTGCACTCGCTCCGACTCTTCATCGTGGTCGCAGAGTTCGGGAGCCTCACGAAAGCTGCTGAGCGAATGAACCTTACACTCGGGGCAGTCAGCAAACGGATTGCCGACCTTGAGCGAAGCACCGGATGCGCGCTTCTGCTGAGGCAGCCTCGTGGGGTCGAATTAACCGGCGCAGGTAAGGGGCTTCTTGTACATGCCCGGCAGGTGGTCGAACGCGTGAATCGCATGGCCAACGAAATGAGTGACTACGCCGTGGGAGTACGTGGGCACGTGAGGATGTGGGCGAATACGTCCGCAATCGTCCAGTTCTTGCCGCGCGACGTTCGCACCTTCCTCACTGACAACCCCAGCGTCAAGATTTCGTTGGAGGAACGACTTAGTGGAGATATCGTTGCTGCGGTCAAGAGCGGGGATGTCGACATTGGCATATTCGCCGACAATGTTCCCGCTCCGGGCATCGAGAAAGTCGTCTATCGACGGGATAAGCTGGTATTGCTCGTCCCCAATGACCATCCACTCGCCCTCCTTGAAAGCGTTGCCTTCGTCGACACGCTTGATTTCGAGTATGTCGGGTTGAACGAAGGCAGTTCGCTCCTCGCGCGCCTGCTCGCTGCAGCGTTTTCCGCCGAACGGACTCTCAATGTTCGCATTCAGGTGAGCAGCTTCGACGGAATCTGCCGAATGATTGAGCAGGGGCTAGGCATCGGCGTTTTGCCCGAAGCGGCCGTCCGCAACGAAATTCTTGCCTCCGGACTACGTCAGGTGCAGCTAGTCGACGACTGGGCCGACCGAACGCTTTTCATTGGCACGCGGTCGCTGGATGATCTATCCCCTGAAGCGACTCGACTCTTCAACTTCATGGCCGGGCGGAGCGACGCATAG
- a CDS encoding CaiB/BaiF CoA transferase family protein produces MGQLIAGPFAGKMLAEFGAHVTKIEPPGTGDPLRKWRLLHEGTSVWWAAQSRNKQSLTLDLRSAEGQDIARKLVAESDVLIENFRPGTLEAWGMSWEELHALNPRLVMLRVSGYGQTGPYRDRPGFGVVAEAMGGLRHLSGEPGRTPVRVGVSIGDSLSALHGVIGILLALRHRDQNGGEGQMIDVALYESVFNMMESLLPEFSAFGAVRQPAGSSLPGIAPSNAYRCADGKYALIAGNGDSIFRRLMDLIGRSDLADDPALAQNDGRVKQVQRIDAAISDWAGRQPLEDVLAALNEARIPAGKIYDVADIASDPHYHARDMILEAQLPDGTPVLVPGIVPKLSATPGAVESFAPTLGQHTDAVLERVGIDQATRDAWRSRDII; encoded by the coding sequence ATGGGACAACTCATCGCTGGTCCGTTTGCGGGAAAGATGTTGGCCGAATTTGGCGCACACGTAACCAAGATTGAGCCCCCGGGAACCGGCGACCCGCTCCGGAAATGGCGCCTCCTGCACGAGGGCACCTCAGTCTGGTGGGCTGCTCAATCCCGCAACAAGCAGTCCCTCACGCTCGATCTTCGCTCAGCCGAGGGACAGGACATAGCACGCAAGCTCGTCGCAGAGAGCGACGTACTCATCGAAAACTTCCGTCCGGGAACGTTAGAAGCCTGGGGGATGAGTTGGGAAGAGCTTCACGCGCTGAACCCGCGCTTGGTCATGCTTCGGGTTTCGGGCTACGGACAAACGGGTCCTTATCGCGACCGGCCTGGATTCGGCGTCGTAGCCGAAGCAATGGGCGGCCTGCGTCATCTGAGCGGCGAGCCCGGTCGCACCCCGGTGCGCGTTGGGGTCTCTATTGGCGATTCTCTCTCCGCATTACACGGCGTCATTGGCATCCTCCTGGCGTTGCGCCATCGCGACCAAAACGGCGGCGAAGGGCAAATGATTGACGTTGCACTCTATGAGTCGGTCTTCAACATGATGGAGAGCCTTCTCCCTGAGTTCTCTGCTTTCGGTGCGGTACGTCAACCAGCGGGCAGCAGCCTGCCAGGTATCGCGCCCTCTAACGCCTACCGCTGTGCCGACGGTAAATACGCGCTCATTGCCGGCAACGGTGACAGCATCTTCCGCCGCCTGATGGACCTCATCGGACGGAGCGACCTTGCGGACGACCCTGCCCTCGCGCAGAACGATGGACGCGTAAAGCAGGTACAACGCATCGATGCAGCCATCAGCGATTGGGCAGGACGTCAGCCGCTCGAGGACGTTCTCGCCGCACTCAACGAAGCACGAATTCCTGCCGGGAAAATCTACGACGTCGCAGACATTGCTAGCGACCCCCACTACCACGCCCGCGACATGATTCTCGAGGCCCAATTACCGGACGGAACCCCGGTACTGGTCCCAGGCATCGTCCCCAAGCTTAGCGCTACGCCGGGCGCGGTCGAATCATTTGCCCCGACGCTCGGCCAGCACACGGACGCTGTCCTGGAGCGAGTTGGCATCGACCAGGCGACGCGAGACGCGTGGCGCTCGCGCGACATTATCTGA
- a CDS encoding hydroxymethylglutaryl-CoA lyase: MKGKRLFIQEVATRDGFQNEAQFVDTDAKIALVDRLSACGYAKIEVTSFTSPKAIPALRDAEAVMHGIQRRDGVIYTVLVPNIRGAERALSCGVDEVNLVMSVSESHNRTNLRMGREDSFAQLGDVISVVKQTKVAINVSLSTAMGCPMEGDVEQTEVLRWMARFAELGAHGVTLCDTTGMAYPSQVQQLCTDARNEFPELELTLHFHNTRGMALANTLAALEAGIDRFDSSLGGLGGCPYAPGATGNVCTEELVHMLELDGYNTGVHLAELLAASATLPTLIGHDVPSQLLKAGRRLDLHSMPCLSKDGLPEQRAFAERV, translated from the coding sequence ATGAAAGGTAAACGCCTTTTTATCCAAGAGGTCGCTACGCGCGACGGCTTCCAGAATGAAGCTCAGTTTGTCGACACCGATGCAAAGATTGCCTTGGTCGACCGGTTGAGCGCGTGCGGGTACGCGAAGATTGAAGTGACGTCGTTCACTTCACCGAAAGCGATACCTGCGCTTCGAGACGCCGAGGCCGTCATGCACGGCATCCAGCGGCGTGACGGCGTGATTTACACGGTGCTTGTTCCGAACATCCGCGGGGCTGAACGCGCGCTGTCGTGCGGCGTCGATGAAGTGAACCTCGTTATGTCTGTAAGCGAGAGTCACAACCGGACCAACCTTCGCATGGGTCGCGAGGACTCGTTTGCCCAACTCGGGGATGTCATCAGTGTTGTGAAGCAGACAAAGGTTGCTATCAACGTATCTCTTTCAACTGCGATGGGTTGTCCAATGGAGGGTGACGTCGAGCAGACGGAGGTGCTTCGCTGGATGGCGCGTTTTGCTGAACTGGGCGCGCATGGGGTGACTTTGTGCGACACAACTGGCATGGCCTACCCTTCGCAAGTGCAACAGTTGTGTACTGACGCACGCAATGAATTTCCTGAGCTCGAGCTTACGCTGCACTTCCACAATACACGCGGCATGGCCCTTGCCAACACCCTCGCAGCACTTGAAGCCGGTATAGATCGCTTCGATTCTTCACTTGGTGGTCTCGGCGGCTGCCCGTATGCGCCGGGCGCAACAGGGAATGTCTGCACTGAAGAGCTTGTTCACATGCTGGAGCTCGACGGCTACAACACCGGAGTCCACCTTGCTGAGTTGCTCGCCGCCTCCGCCACACTCCCGACCCTCATCGGGCACGACGTGCCCAGTCAGTTGCTGAAGGCTGGCCGACGCCTCGACTTGCACTCGATGCCCTGTCTATCGAAAGACGGGCTTCCGGAGCAGCGCGCCTTCGCAGAGAGAGTCTGA